The Bradyrhizobium sp. B097 genome contains the following window.
CGGCAGGTCGGGTTGCGCGATGCCGACATGGACAAGTTCCCGCACGAATTCTCCGGCGGCCAGCGCCAGCGCATCGCGATTGCGCGCGCGCTGATCACCCAGCCGAAGCTGATCGTCGCCGACGAGCCGGTCTCGGCGCTCGACGTCTCGGTGCAGGCGCAGGTGCTCAATCTGATGCAGGATCTGCAGGACGAGTTCGGTCTGAGCTACATCCTGATCAGCCACGACCTCGCGGTGGTCGATCTGCTCTGCGACGAGATCGCGGTGATGTATCTCGGGCGGATCGTGGAGCAGGGGCGGCCCACCGATCTGTTCGCCCGCAGCGCCCATCCCTACACGCGTGCGCTGCTGGATGCGGTTCCGCGCGCCCGGGCAGGTGGTGTCCGGCGCCGCCGCGGCGCGCAGGCGATCGGCTCGCAGGCCTCGGCCGCGGCCGGCTGTCCTTACGCGCCGCGCTGTCCCCTGGCCGACCAGCATTGTCGCGAGGCGGCGCCTGCGCTACGCAACGTCGGAGACGCCCATCTGGCGGCCTGCCATTACGCCGAAGCCGTGATGGCGCTGCCGCCAGTGGTCGCGGAGGCCGGTTAGTCCATTGTGCGGGACCAGCCCAGGCTGATGAAAGAGCACGTCCGGGGAGCAGACCAATGTTGAGGAAATTGTGCATCATTGCGGCCGCTGCCGCGCTCGCCGCAGCGCCGCTGCCGAGCCTCGCGCAGGGCAAGAAGGACAGCGTCGTGATGGGCATGACGCTGGAGCCGCCGGGACTCGATCCCACCAACGCGGCGGCCGCGGCGATCGCCGAAGTGACTCTCTACAACGTCTATGAGACGCTGACCAAGATCAACGAGGACGGCTCGGTGTCGCCGCTGCTCGCCGAGAGCTGGCAGGCCTCGCCGGATCTCAAGACCTACACCTTCAAGCTCCGCAAGGGCGTCAAATTCCACAACGGTGAGCCGTTCGATTCCGCGGCGGTCAAGTTCACGTTCGACCGCGCCGCGGCGCCGACCTCGACCAACAAGGACAGGAGCCTGTACCAGGCCTTCGCGTCGGTGACGGCGCCCGACCCGGAGACGATCGTCGTCGCGCTGAAGTACGCCGAGCCGAACCTGCCGTTCCTGCTCGGTCAGGCGTCCGGCTCGATCGTCGAGCCGAAGAGCGCGCCGACCGACGTGACGCAGCCGGTCGGCACCGGGCCCTATACACTCGGCAGCTGGGCCAAGGGCTCGTCGATCACGCTGGTGAAATGGCCGGAGTATCGCAACGCTGCCGCGATCAAGCTTTCCAAGGTGACGATCCGCTTCATCGGCGATCCCGCCGCGCAGGTCGCGGCGCTGCTGTCGGGCGACGTCGACGCGTTTCCGCGGGTTGCGGCGGCGCGTAGCCTGGCACAGTTCAAGGCCGATCCGCGCTTCAACGTGTTGATCGGCGGCTCGCGAACAAAAACCATCGTCGGCATCAACGAGCGCAAGAAGCCGCTTGATGACGTCCGGGTTCGCCGTGCCATCCTGGCGGCGATCGACCGCAAGGCGATGATCGACGGCGCGGTCGACGGCTTCGGCACGCCGATCGGCAGCTTCTACACGCCGGGATCGCTCGGCTATGTCGATACCACCGGCATCAACCCCTACGATCCTGAACTCGCCAAGAAGCTGCTGGCCGAGGCCGGCGTCAAGACGCCGCTCGAGCTAAGCCTCAAGCTGCCGCCGCCATCCTACGCGCGGCAGGGCGGCGAGGTGCTCGCGGCGCAGCTCGCCAAGGTCGGCATCGTTGCCAAGATCGAGAACGTGGAATGGGCGCAATGGCTGTCGCAGGTCTTCACCGGCCCGCACAATTACGATCTCACCATCGTCGCGCATGTCGAGCCGTTCGACCTCGTGAAGCTGACCGAGCCGGATTACTATCTCGGCTACAAGTCCGAGGCGTTCAACGCGCTCTATCAGCAGATCATGGCGACGCCTGACGAAGCCGGTCGCGCCAAGCTGCTCGGCGACGCGCAGCGGATGCTGGCAACCGATGCGGTCGCCGGCTTTTTGTTCCAGCCGCAATTGATCACGATCGCCAGCAAGAAGCTGAAGGGCGTATGGAAGAACGTGCCGCAGTTCGAGAATGATTTCTCGACCTGGGCTTGGGAGTAACTTGGGAGTAACCCGGGAGCAGGCGATCGCGCTGGCGAAGACCAGTGGCTTCAGCCGGAGCCGCACCTCGCGCGCCGCCGTCGCTTGACGCTTAGTCTCATTTTGCGTGCTGCGCCTGCGAAGGCGAATGTGTCCGGCGATGCGCGAAGGCGCCGGAAGCTACCGATATTGCTCAGATTGATGCAAGCCCGCGGTCGCAGCACTTCGGGCGCGCGACCGCATGCTGTTG
Protein-coding sequences here:
- a CDS encoding oligopeptide/dipeptide ABC transporter ATP-binding protein produces the protein MTVLDQLQSEPATPLLEVTDLAQRYTLPRESLFKPAAQVHALNGVTARVMPGKSLGVVGESGSGKSTFARLVMALERPTSGTVCLRGRDLNRMPPHELRHARRDFQMVFQDPYGSLDPRQTIVRIVAEPLTALGRIDRGSLRERVATVLRQVGLRDADMDKFPHEFSGGQRQRIAIARALITQPKLIVADEPVSALDVSVQAQVLNLMQDLQDEFGLSYILISHDLAVVDLLCDEIAVMYLGRIVEQGRPTDLFARSAHPYTRALLDAVPRARAGGVRRRRGAQAIGSQASAAAGCPYAPRCPLADQHCREAAPALRNVGDAHLAACHYAEAVMALPPVVAEAG
- a CDS encoding ABC transporter substrate-binding protein, with translation MLRKLCIIAAAAALAAAPLPSLAQGKKDSVVMGMTLEPPGLDPTNAAAAAIAEVTLYNVYETLTKINEDGSVSPLLAESWQASPDLKTYTFKLRKGVKFHNGEPFDSAAVKFTFDRAAAPTSTNKDRSLYQAFASVTAPDPETIVVALKYAEPNLPFLLGQASGSIVEPKSAPTDVTQPVGTGPYTLGSWAKGSSITLVKWPEYRNAAAIKLSKVTIRFIGDPAAQVAALLSGDVDAFPRVAAARSLAQFKADPRFNVLIGGSRTKTIVGINERKKPLDDVRVRRAILAAIDRKAMIDGAVDGFGTPIGSFYTPGSLGYVDTTGINPYDPELAKKLLAEAGVKTPLELSLKLPPPSYARQGGEVLAAQLAKVGIVAKIENVEWAQWLSQVFTGPHNYDLTIVAHVEPFDLVKLTEPDYYLGYKSEAFNALYQQIMATPDEAGRAKLLGDAQRMLATDAVAGFLFQPQLITIASKKLKGVWKNVPQFENDFSTWAWE